The genomic region tttactaTCCATTTTTACTCATTGTGGTAAACAAAATCTGATTGGTTGTTGAAGTGGGGTCTTATGTTGTTCACGCGTATGACTCCGAGAGTAGTCTTTATAATAACACCGCCACAGAGTCCGACTAAAACTGATCACTGTGTTGCAAATTGgcttgtattatatatatatatatatataatatatatattcgcttttgtttttgttttttcttttactttttaatgcCTTTTTATGTGATTGGGTGTTGTAAGAAGGAAAACAGAAGGAAGTTTCATTGAACAGAAACACACCTTTGTCTAGATTTATTAGGTTGCTTCACTCAAACTCTATAGTACACAGACAAAGAAACCCAATGTACCAAACTGGGTTTATTTTTCTCAAAGATTCTTCGTAAAGTGAgtccctttcttttctttcgttGTATGTTTGtttgtatgtatgtgtgtgggtttttgcttcttttttttttttaacagtaTGGTTTGGGAATTTGTATGAAACTAAGGGTTTTAAGAAATGGGATTCATGGTGTTTATGTTTGAGGGGGCGTTTAGAAATGATTGGTAGTACAAATTCTAAGGACGATGGGTTTGGTTATTGTATGGGGAAGCTGATGGTTTGACTTGTGGGGATTAACTTGTTTTAAGTCAACTAAAACCTGCAAGTACAATTGAGGACTATATTTAATAGCAGTACTATTGtctgtttttatattttaactgtGAATGAACAACTATGGAAGGTTTCTTCCTTCTGAAATGCATTTCTGATTGCAGTTCATGATTCAAAACAAACTTTTTCTTGACGATGTTTCTGCGCCTCGGACAGATTGGGATTCTGGATTCTGGCAGAAGGAACCTTTCCTGGAAATTcctgtttttgtttttcatctttACTGTGCTTTTGTGTTTCGGCTCATGATGATGATCATGTTTACAATTCCAATCTAATATATAGGCTCTGTTACAAGCTAATTTGTCGACATGGAAGGCGATGGTGCTGTTCACAGTGACTTTTCGCCCAATTCTACCTTTGTGGATGCTGCCATGGATTTGGACCTTATGGATGAACTCTTGTTTGAAGGGTGCTGGTTAGAGACTAATGATGATTTCAACTTTATGCAGCCTGCTCCTTCTACATCTAATGATCTCAATCAGTCTATTACTGTTCCTTCTAATGCAAACTTACATCAAATGCATCAAGGGGAGACCGAAAGATCGGTTTCTCCCCCTTGTGACGGGTCGGCTGTTGGGAATGCTTCATCTTTGTTACAACCTGGAACTTTTATAGTTCAAGGCACTGAGTTGGGCAGTAGATGGTGGATAGGACCGAGCGCAGAATCCGGTTCTTCTTTATCCGTGAAAGAGAGACTAATGCAGGCTATTGGATATTTGAAGGAATCTACAAAAGATAGGGACCTCCTTATTCAGATCTGGGTGCCTGTAAACAGAGAAGGTAAACATGTTCTTACTACTGAAGGCCAGCCATACTCTCTCAATACGAATTGCAAGAGTCTCGAAATCTTTAGAGATGTTTCTAAATCCTATAACTTCCCGGCCGAGGAGGATACAAAGGAATCAGTTGGGTTGCCTGGCCGGGTATTCTTGGAGAAGTTGCCTGAGTGGACACCCGATGTTCGTTTCTTCAGAAGTGAGGAATATCCACGTATTAGCTTTGCAGAGAAGTACAATGTTGGAGGATCTCTTGCTCTTCCTGTTTTCGAGCGAGCAAACGGAACATGTTTGGGTGTTGTTGAGATTGTCACAACTATTCAAAAGAGCAATTATCGTCCCGAACTTGAACACGTCTGCAAAGCTCTTGAGGTCTCTactattcttttttcttgttcttctttaTTTATCATCTGAAACTGTCATAGTTTAATCAGTTAACACTGTAATAACTAACTGTATATATAGTTTTAGGACTTGTTCTgctttttattgataaaagtTGTCGATAAAGTCTAAACTCGTGTTGTATCTTTAGGATTtgacttttcattttaaaaaagaaaattaagtagattaaggaaagaaaaaaaacctttcaGAAGTGCCAATTGCGATGAATCAGTTTATTGGGGTCTAAATAAATCATATCCACATGCAGGCTGTTGATCTAAGGAGCTCTCCCAACTTCACTCCTCCTAATGTTGAGGTAAATGAATGGTATCTTAAAACCGTAGTTTTCGATGGTTCgtaattttattattcgttTCTGAGATCAAAGGAAGTTGTCTAATGCACAGGCTTGTAACGAGTTGTATCAAGCTGCATTGCCTGAGATAGCCGAGGTTCTAAGATCTGTTTGCAAGACATATAAACTGCCTTTGGCTCTGACATGGGCTCCATGCCTGAATCAAGGTAAAAGTGGATGCCGACATTCTTATGAGAACTTTTATCATTGTGTCTCCACCGTGGATACTGCTTGCTTCATAGCCGATGAAGAATTTTCAGAATTCCTTGAGGCATGCTCGGAGCACCACATGTTCAGAGGCCAAGGTGTAGTTGGTAGAGCATTCACGACAAACAAACAATGCTTTGCAACTGATATAACGGCCTTCAGTAAGACAAATTATCCTCTCTCTCACCATGCTAGGATGTTTGGATTACGTGGCGCTGTAGCTATTCCACTACAAAGCATTTTTACTGGATTGGTTGAATTTGTTTTGGAGTTGTTCTTACCAAAAGATTGCCATGACAGTGAAGCACAAAAGCAGATGCTGAACTCATTGAGCGGTTTTATGCAGCAGGCTTGCCAGAGCTTGCATGTAGTTGTGGACAAGATGCTGGAGGAAGAAGTGATCCTGCCAGTTAAGGAAGTTGTAGTTGCATCGGACAGAAGATCAGACAAAGAAGAAACTCAGTTTACGGTTTCTTCTGCAAAAGAGAACTCTCCGGAAGAGTCATCGTGGATTGCCCACATGATGGAGGCTCAACAGAAGGGTAAAGGTGTTTCTGTCTCGTGGGAATATCAAAAGGAAGAACCAAAAGAAGAGTTTAAGGTGACAACTCATTGGGAAGACACTCAACTAGAGTTACATGGTAAGGAGGTACTTTCGGATTTTCAGCAGCTTCATCAAAACGATGAAAGCAAAGCTAGTGTTGAGGGAGGTGGTGGTGACTCCAGTTCTTCTGGTGGGCGTGGCGTTTTACCCAGTAAAAGAGCAGGTGAGAAGAGACGAACCAAGATGGAGAAGACAATCAGCTTGGAGGTTCTTAGACAGTACTTTGCAGGGAGTCTTAAAGATGCTGCCAAGAGTATCGGTGGTAGAGAAATACTTAATTAGAATTACAAGCTTCACATTATTACTCATTCAAATAATCATATGGCTCAAGTAATGTTTCCACATAAATGCAGCAATGCATCTCTTGTAGATAGAGATTGATTTAGCctagtatatatacatatataaggtGTTATATAACTTAAGACACTCTAGTTCTTATTGATACAATgaaaagttaattttcaagatATGGTGTCCATAGAACAATGGAAGGCATCTTGCCTTCTATGATGTTTTCAGCCCGGTTTCTGCCTTTGCATTCTTACCGCAACATTTCTGTCACTGTACCTTATTTTGGATTGATATTCGCAAATGCTGTTGTCATCCATGCATTAGCAGTTTGTTCCATTTTGTCTCAAAGAGAGCTTAACAGAATTCATTCTATTGCAGTGTGCCCTACTACTTTGAAAAGGATATGCAGGCACCATGGGATCACTCGATGGCCTTCTCGGAAAATTAAGAAGGTAGGCCACTCTTTAAGGAAACTCCAACTTGTGATTGATTCGGTCCAAGGTGCTGAGGGTGCCATTCAAATAGGGTCGTTCTACTCAAGCTTCCCGGAACTTAGCTCACCAAACCTTTCTGGTAATGACCCTTCTTCGTCTTTGAAGATCAGTGGGCATTCAAAGCCATCTGAACCTCAACTTGAGAACTGCATGTTCAACCAAGGAGCTGCTGCTCCAAAGTCTCCATCTTCTTCATGCAGCCAGAGCTCTGGTTCAAGTACCTGTTGTTCCATGGGAGTGAAACAGCATAGTACGAGTATCAGTGCATTATGTAGTGCAGATGGGTTGATGGTGGAAGACCCTGGTGGAGCACTAAAGAGAGCTCGTAGTGATGCTGAATTGCACTCGTTGAATCAAGAGGAGCCTAAGCTGCTAGCAAGATCCCAAAGCCATAAAACATTGGGTGAGCTTCCACCTTTAGAGACACAATCGCCCTTGCCGAAAACTGGTGGCCAGAATCTACGAACCGGGGGTGCCTTCAGAGTAAAAGCAACGTTCGGTGAAGTTAAAATAAGGTTCAGCTTGCAACCGAGTTGGGGTTTTAGAGATGTGCAACAAGAGATTGCAAAGCGATTCAATATCGAAGATGTCAGCAGAATGTGTCTCAAGTACTTGGACGATGATAATGAGTGGGTGCTTTTGACGTGTGATGCTGACCTTGAGGAGTGTAGAGATATATACAAATCATTTCAAAGCCACACAATCAAAATCTCCCTCCATCAAGCTTCTCATCCGAATCTAGGAAGTTCATTTGGTAGCAGTGCCCCATTATAACATGAGTTCCCTTATGGGTATATTTGATGGTCGTAGTAGTTTGTTTAGGatcatatgatttttatttcccatattatttgtaacaaataataatacatcATGAGTTATATAAGACGCCATGCAATAAAAGCAAATTGGGTGGAAGGTCAATAACGTTGGCAGAGGATTGTGAATGCATAATTGATATCATATGTTGTAGTGTAAATGTTCTGCTTCGTTCAAGTGTGGTTCAATGCACTTCAAATAATAGATGGGGTCGAATCAAGGATCAAGTTTAGGAGAGGTTAGACAGAGCTTTTGCGAATGctaattttctttgaaatagaGAGTTTATTTCAGTTTGCAATCTTCCTCTGCACTGTTTAGACCATGGTCCGGTACTTGTTTCCACTAAAGTTAGTCTTCCACTCCAAAGAAGACCATATCATTTTGAGGCCGGTGGGATGACCAACGGTTTCATTGATAGAAAACTTTCCTCTTGAGGTGGAATAAAGAGGTATTTGGAAATATGCAACGGAGGAAAGCCTTAGAAATGCTCTTAATCGAGGCTCAAGTTGACTTAGGCAAAAGGAAGATGAGAAATGAGCTGAACATTTTGGAGGAATACGAAAAACTTCATTGGATGCAGAAGTCTAGGAATACTAAATTTTTTCACGCAATAGAGAGAGTGTTTAAAGAACATTGATGATATATGGGTTGAGGAACCACAAGACCATGAAACAAATCTTCTTGGACCATTTCAAGAGTATTTTCTATCAACAAGACACGGGTGACATCCAAAATATCAAAAGCATATTACAACACTTAAACTTTCATCATCTTTGAGAGCTTGATAAGCCATTTTCAAAGAGCAAAATAAGAGAAGCAATTTTCCAAATAGGTGGATTGATGGCAAACCTAGCTTATTCTATCaaacttagggtgggtttggatgggcgattgggtgcggtgcgtttagcttgcTTTTTGTCTCaagctacagtatcgctacagaaacgcaccgcccatcaaAACCCACCCTAAgggtgagacaaaaagtaagctaaacgcaccgcaccacacccaatcgcccatccaaacccacccttactAGAATATTGTGGGTCCACTGACGACTGGGGCTACCTTATCTTTTCCATCCAATGGGTTCTTTCCACTAGAATACTAGCTCATGTCTCTCCCTTCCAGAATGCTTTCTTTAAAGGTAGAATGATTTCTGACAGTATTCTAGTGGCTAGAGTAGTCCTCAATTAACATGAGCGAGGCTAATGATAGGGTAAGTAGGAAATTCATTCAGGCAGTGCTAGAGACATTGGGATTCAACTATCTATGGACCAGAATCATTTAACAATGCATAACTACGGTTTCTTATTAGGTTCTACTTAATGTCAGCCTCACTAAACAGTTTACCCCTTTTAGAGGTCTCAAGTAGGGTGATCCTATCTATTTGTTCTTTGCAAGAAAACATTCTATCCCTCTGGCCTCTTTTTTATGGAAGCGGAAGACAATGACACTGTTGCTGGTATTAAGATTGGACGAGTCGCTATTCTCGTCAATCAGCTTTTATTTCTTGGCGATTGCCTTCTATTCTTCAAAGCTAATGTTCAGGCATGTTAAAGCTATCCTCACAAAATTCTGTAATTTATCAGGACAAATGATTACCTTTGAGAAATTGGAACTTTTTCGGAGCCAATCcaccaaacaaaataaaagatgattttaGTTGTGAAGAGAATTGACAAGCCAGGTAAGTATTTGGGGATATTAGTAACAAGAAAGCTTTCTTCCAAGGCATCCTTGATAAAATCTAGAACAAACTAGCTCTCTTGTTTTAAAGCCCCCTCTTATATCTACAATAAGATGAACAGATGTTGAGGGCCTTTTGGTGGGGTCATGAGGTTA from Gossypium raimondii isolate GPD5lz chromosome 1, ASM2569854v1, whole genome shotgun sequence harbors:
- the LOC105785997 gene encoding protein NLP2, whose product is MEGDGAVHSDFSPNSTFVDAAMDLDLMDELLFEGCWLETNDDFNFMQPAPSTSNDLNQSITVPSNANLHQMHQGETERSVSPPCDGSAVGNASSLLQPGTFIVQGTELGSRWWIGPSAESGSSLSVKERLMQAIGYLKESTKDRDLLIQIWVPVNREGKHVLTTEGQPYSLNTNCKSLEIFRDVSKSYNFPAEEDTKESVGLPGRVFLEKLPEWTPDVRFFRSEEYPRISFAEKYNVGGSLALPVFERANGTCLGVVEIVTTIQKSNYRPELEHVCKALEAVDLRSSPNFTPPNVEACNELYQAALPEIAEVLRSVCKTYKLPLALTWAPCLNQGKSGCRHSYENFYHCVSTVDTACFIADEEFSEFLEACSEHHMFRGQGVVGRAFTTNKQCFATDITAFSKTNYPLSHHARMFGLRGAVAIPLQSIFTGLVEFVLELFLPKDCHDSEAQKQMLNSLSGFMQQACQSLHVVVDKMLEEEVILPVKEVVVASDRRSDKEETQFTVSSAKENSPEESSWIAHMMEAQQKGKGVSVSWEYQKEEPKEEFKVTTHWEDTQLELHGKEVLSDFQQLHQNDESKASVEGGGGDSSSSGGRGVLPSKRAGEKRRTKMEKTISLEVLRQYFAGSLKDAAKSIGVCPTTLKRICRHHGITRWPSRKIKKVGHSLRKLQLVIDSVQGAEGAIQIGSFYSSFPELSSPNLSGNDPSSSLKISGHSKPSEPQLENCMFNQGAAAPKSPSSSCSQSSGSSTCCSMGVKQHSTSISALCSADGLMVEDPGGALKRARSDAELHSLNQEEPKLLARSQSHKTLGELPPLETQSPLPKTGGQNLRTGGAFRVKATFGEVKIRFSLQPSWGFRDVQQEIAKRFNIEDVSRMCLKYLDDDNEWVLLTCDADLEECRDIYKSFQSHTIKISLHQASHPNLGSSFGSSAPL